Genomic DNA from Paenibacillus borealis:
AGCTTTATCCTTATATCAGCCAAGCCGGATGCCAACGGTCAGTATTTCATGTCCGACCAGCTGAAGCTCCACCGCATTTGCTCCGCCGTGCGCCGGCCGTCCAGTCTCAGCCGTAACCTCCGCCCCCTTAGCTTCCAGCACATTCGATGTATAGAAGCCCGCAGCCGGAAGTTCCGTCTCCAGCTTCAGTTCACAAGGCTGGCCGGTCATATTGAACCAGCGGAGCAGCAGATCACCGCTGTCCCTGTTCATCTTAAGCGAAGAGAAGGCGGCAGCCGTGCCGCTCCAGCGGACAGCCGAGTACACGGCAGGAATAGTTCCTGCGTGAACCTCCGCCTGAGCGCAGGTCCAGGGAATCTGGAACTGGTAGGCAGCGGCAGCAGCTCCGGAGGCTACAGCATCCCCGCTGTGCGGAATAAGCAGCAGCTCCGCCGTATGCTCACCTTGGCACTGGGCTTCCGGTGTCGGGAACCAGCCCCAGTCACCCATCTCCCCGACACAGCGGAGCAGGGTAATGGCGATGGTGTTGCGGCCGTCACGCAGAATTTCATATTCATGGAGTCCGAGATTAGCAACCGTAAGCCCCGCCTGCCCCCCGGCAACATCCACAAAGCTCTGTTGATGCTGCGCATTGCTCGGGTTCAGCCACTCCGGCGCCGGTTCATTCGGCCGCTCCGCCAGCTCGAACATCGAGTCTACGCGGTGGAATGCCGCTTCAAGATCTGTAGGGAACAGCATCCGCAGACGGTGGTCCTTCGCGGTATTATGGATGTAACTCTTCACTTCCAGGCCCTTGCCGCTGCGTTCCAGCCTTAATACTGTCCGCAGCTTAAGCAGTACTGTGTCCGCTGAGCGCTGTGCCTGCCGCTCCGGATAATAGACCAGCGCACGCTGCTCTTCTTCCAGCACGGCATCGGCGGAAGCAGGAATCTCCCATTCATGGGTGATCTCTACGGACGCCCGGTACGGCGCATCTTCGATGATGCGGATATCAGCCGTCAGCCCCCGGGTAGTCAGCGGAACTTCACCCGCAGGCTGTCTGTACATATATTCGTTGCCGATGTCCCCGGTATTCTCATAGACACCGAGATCACGGTATACTTTGCCGCTTGGCTTATGCTCCAGCGTGAAGGAACCGTCTGTCATAATCTCCACCCGCAGCGATTCGTTCTCCAGTCTCCGTCCGCCGTGGACAAGCGATGCCGCGGCTCCGGAGACTGCCGGAAGTTCTGCCCCGTTCGTTGTTGCGGTTGCGGCTCCGGCAACCGACAGCTCCGCCCCGTTCGTTGCCGCGCTACCCATTGCTGCAGCGGCCCCTGCCAATTCATGGCCGGATCGCCCGGCAGCAGCTTCCGCCAGCGGGCGGACCCAGGCATAAGCGCGCAGCCCTAGCGCTGGCACATCCGCCGCTTCGAAGGTCAGCTGCACCTTGCGGCAGCTGTACGGCTGCCGGAACCGGTCATCCGGCAGGTCGTAGCCGAACGACAGACCCAGGTCCTGAATCGTACAAGGCACTTCGTTGCCTTGTTCATCCACCAGGACACGCCCGCTCAGGTCAACCGCCTTCATCCGGCGGGCGGTCTCTTCCAGCGTGAAGCCTTCGCGCAGATACAGGCGGGCTGCGTCCAGCTCCACGCTGACTGTGCCCGTGCGGCTCCAGCCGCTTGTATTCGTCACAACGAGCGGAATGGCAGCTTCACCATACGCGGCGAAGCCTGATGTGTCCACTGCCGAAGTGATCGCCTGCATGCTGTCCGCCACGATGCCTTCGGCGGTGTGACGGCTCTTGTCGAACCGGGTTATCATCTCCCGGTGCACCTCGTCCACACTGCAGCCGCAGATGGAATCATGCGGATGGTTCTGCAGTAGCGTCTTCCACGCATAGGTGAACAGGTGATGCGGATACTCCCCGCCGTGCAGCCTGGCGATAACGGCCAGCGGCTCGGCGACCTTCTCCAGCAGCGCCTGGCCCCGCTGATTCAGCTGCTTCAAGTACACCCGGGCGGAAGCCGTATTGACCAGCGTGCCCCAGCCGTCGGTGCGCTGGCTTCGCAGCTCGCCCTTCACGGTGGAGAGACTGCGGCCGGCGAGCGAATCCTGCACAGCCTGGATATAGCCGGCAAAGTTCGAATGAACGAACGAAATCTCCGGGTACAGCTGCTCCGCGGTACGGATCGCTTCCGGCAGATCGGTCTGCAGCGGCTGATGATCGCAGCCGTTCATGAACAGCAGCTGATCCGTAGCCGCATACTGCCTCGCATCTGCCAGCTTGCGCTCCCAGAAGCTCCCCGCCTCCTCCGCACCTGCCGGAATCTCATTACCGTTCGAATACCAGTTGGCGAACAGGATGCCCAGCACCTTGGAGCCGTCCGGACCTTCCCAGACCAGCTCTGAGAACGAGGATTCATAGCCGTCGCTGGAGACCGTATTGTTGAAGCCCGTCGGCTTCACCCCGCGCCCGAAGAAGGCATTGGTGATTCCCGCCTGTGCCATGAGCTGCGGAATTTGTCCGGTCAGGCCGAAGGTGTCGGGGAAATAACCGATCTTCGATACCTCACCGTATACCTCCGCGTCCTGATGCCCGATCTGCAGATTGCGCACGTTGGCTTCCGGACTGGTCAGGAACGCATCCTGCAGGATATACCACGGCCCGATATAGATCCGCCCTTCGCGGATATGGCGCTCCAGACGTTCCCGGTTCTCCGGGCGGACCTGAAGGTAATCTTCTATAATAATCGTCTGCCCGTCGAAGAAAAAGCTCCGAAATCCCGGATTCTGCTCCAGCGTGTCCAGCAGGCTGTCGACCAGCCGGATGAGCCGGAGATGATGGCGCTCATAAGGGAGATACCATTCCCGGTCCCAGTGCGTATGGGAGATGATATGCGCCGTTTGTGGTTTGTTCATGGCTGTTACACCTCAGTCTCCAGAGGATACTCCTCCATATAGTTAAGCAATTCGTCGACGGTAGTGAAGGCCAGACCCGTAACTGTATCCGCACAACCGTAGTAGATGGCAATCCGTCCTGTAGCCGCATCTGTCAATGCCGCGCAGGGGAAGGTCACGTTCGGCACATCGCCCACACATTCGTACAAGGTTTCCGGGCCGAGAATATAGTTGCGCGAGCGTGCTTTCACCTTCCAGGGCTGATCCAGATCCAGCAGCGCACAGCCCATGCGGTAGACAAACCCGTTGCAGGTGTTGATTACGCCATGGTAGATCAGCAGCCAGCCCTTATCGGTCTCAATTGGAATCGGACCCGGGCCTATTTTTTTGGACTGCCAGGCAGAAGCGTCACCGTTCACCGTACCCATCACATAGCGGTGTTTACCCCAGAAGGTAAGGTCAGGACTTTCGCTGTAAAAGATATCGCCAAACGGGGTATGTCCGGTATCGCTTGGACGGCTGAGCATGGCGTAATGGCCGCCGATCTTGCGCGGGAACAGCACACCGTTACGGTTATACGGCAGGAAGGCATTTTCTATCTGATGAAAGGTTTGAAAATCAAAGGTATACGCGAGCCCAATCGTCGGCCCGTGATAGCCGTTGCACCAGGAAATATAGTAACGGTCATCGATCTTGCATACCCGGGGATCGTAGCGGTATTCGCGCTTGATCACATCCTCATCGCCCTGGAAGACGATAGGTTCATGATTAATCTTCCAGTTCACTCCGTCCTCGCTGAACCCGGCAAAAATATCCATGCTGACCGATTTGGAATCGCAGCGGAACACACCGGCGAAGCCGTCCCCGAAGGGAATGACCGCCGAATTAAATACACTGTTCGAATTCGGAATGGCATCCCGGTGGATGATCGGATTGGCGGAGTATCTCCAGACAGGCGCATTGCTGCTCACCGGCTTCTCTTGCCAAGGGATATTTGACAATGTTTCTCCAATAATTGTACTCATGCTCAGCTCTCCTTTATCTATGAAAAAGTATGATATGAATTTAGAGAATGCCTTCCTGCAGCGCCCGCCAGACCAGCTGGGAGAACAGGCTGTTCGACCAGGCGAACCACTTGCGGGTGAAAACCGACGGATCGTCAGCCAGGAAGCCTTCATGCATATAGCCGGTATCGGCATCCGTTGCTTCAAGCATGTCAATTACCGCCAGCTTCTCTTCCTTACTGTCCGCCGTAATCCCCTGCATAGACAGCGCCATATGCCAGATATAACCCGGAGGGGTATGCGGACTGCCGATACCTTTGGCGGATTGGCCTTCGTAATAGAACGGATTCTCGCTGCTCAGCGCAAAACGTCTTGTATTCTGATAAACCGGATCGTCATTCTTCAAATACCCAAGGTAAGGAATGGACATCAGGCCCGGTGTTCCCGCGTCATCCATCAGGCAGTAATTACCGTAGCCGTCCGTCTCGTAGGCATAGATTGGCCCGAACTCAGGGTGGCGGTAGATGCCGTACAGCTTGATGCCGTGATCCACCTCCTGCTCCAGCGCCTTCAGCTCGGCCAGGAAATCCAGATCGCGGAACACCCACTCGGCGAAGTCCTGCATCTGGCGCAGAGCCACCACGGCGAACATATTCCCCGGAATGTTGTAGTGGAAATCGCAGGCATCGTCACTGGAGCGGAAGCCGGACCAGATCATCCCTGTATAGTTGACCGGCATACCGAGTCCGCCGTTACGGATAGAGTCCTCCATAATCCCGTTGTTCCGGGTGAAGCGGTACGGGGATTGTTCCGCATGATGCTGCTCCCGCTTGAAGAGATCGGTAATGGTGCGCAGCATTTTTTTGAAATCAGCCGTGAAGAAGTCCGTCTGCTTCGTCTCCTCCCAATAGGCATGGGCCAGCCGGATCACGAAGCACAGCGAGTCAATCTCGAACTTGCGCTCCCACACCCAGGGCGACATCTCCGTCACATCCCCGGCATTCCAGTGCCAGTCGTTAGCTGTTTCGTTGAACGCGTTGGCGTAAGGATCGGTCAGCACATACTCTGTATGACGCTTGATCAGCCCGCCGATAATACGCTGCAGGTCCAGGTCTTTGGCGGCAAAAGGCACATAATGAATCACCTGCTCGACTGAATCGCGCAGCCAGCAGGCCGGAATATCACCCGTAATGACAAACGTGGTTCCGTCGTCCAGCAGCTTGGTGGTGGTCTCCAGCGTGTTCGGGAAACAGTTCCGGAACAGGCGCTGCAGCTTGGGCCGGTGGGCCAGCTTCTCGTCGGCTTCGGCAAGCACAGCCTGAATGGAGGACGGCAGCGGCAGCTCCGGCATGTGAATCTGGGGAAGTCTGAATTGTTCCAAGGTGATAGTCTCCTTCGGCTTAATCTATAGAATGAATAATTTTAATAGTCTTGATCTCAAACGGGAGGAACGTAAGCGTCAGCTCCCCAGCCTCATCCGGCAGCAGCTCCGTCTCTTCTTCCAGTGCATTGGACAGGTATATCGCCGAATGCGGCAGCGGCCAGCCGAGCTTGACGGTCTCGCGTCCGCCGGCGGATTCATACAGCCGCAGAATGCTGCCGGTTCCGTCTTCCGCCAATTTGACCGTATCCAGGATAACCTGCTTCCCGTCATAAGGGAGGAAGGAGCCGGAAGGCGGCAGCTGTCCTGCACTTGAAGCACAAGCGACCGCATAGGAAGTATGATTCAGCTCAGCGGCTTTGCGGAGGGTATGCGCCCCGCGCCAGTCTCCGGTATGCGGATACAGGGAATACGTGAATTCATGTGTGCCCAGATCCGCCGAATGATCCGGCCAGCGCGGCGCGCGCAGCAGCGACAGCCGGATTGTGCTGCCCTGCGTGTCGTAGCCGTACTTGCAGTCATTCAGCAGGCTGACGCCATAGTCATGCTCTGACACATCCGCATAGCGGTGGCCGCAGACTTCATATTGCGCCTGCTCCCAGCTGGTATTGCGGTGGGTTGACCGCTCCAGCGCGCCGAACGGAATCTCATAGGTGGCCTTGCTGGTCACTACATCTACCGGGAAGCCGACCTTCAGCAGCTTATGGGCTTCATTCCATTGCACCTTCGTCTTAAAGTCGATTCGCCGGTCACAGTGATACAGGATCAGCTCCTGCTCAATTTCGGTCTGGCCGATGCTCCAGCGGAAATACAGTACATCGCAGACAGGGCCTGAGGACAGCAGCTTCTTCTCCAGCAGAACGGCTTCTCCGGCGGGCTGCTCCTCATACCGGCTGTCCAGATCCCATGCGTCCCAGAGCACAGGACGGTCATGGAAGAAATGCAGGCGGTTCGCGCGCTCACCGGGCTTGACGATCTCACGCCCGGCTTCCTTGTCATACAGGCTGATGATCTCACCCTGTTCATTGAACCGGAGCCGGTAATATCCGGTTTCCCATTCCTGGCCGAACGAAGCTGCAACCGAAGCTTCATTCGATGCTTCAACCGGTGCCGGCTCATCTCTGCTATCGCTGCCAACCTCGCCGTTACCGTCAACTCTGCCATCTCCGCGCAACGCTGGATGTTCCTCATCTCTCAGCCACACGGTTGCATACCCGAACGCCGGAACCTCCGGAACCCGGATGCGGAGAACGGCTGACTCTCCATCTGCAACCGGCTCCGCGGCCAGCCGCATTCCGTTCCGGTCATATACGGCGGCAGCAGTGTTATCTGCTCCGTCTCCGGCCGCCTGGAGCTCAACCACCATATCCCGGGTCCAGCCCAGGCTGTTCAGAATGACAAAAGGCTTGCCCTCTCCCCGGGTGTCGATCCCGGATACAGCCGCTTTCATGACACTCTTCAGACTGTCCTCTCCCAGATTGAAGATATCCCGGTACTCTTTGTCCGAAGTCTGATAGACCTCGGGAATCGAGGAACCCGGAATAATGTCGTGGAACTGATTCAGCAGGATCAGCTTCCAGCCTTTATGCAGGGCATGGCCTGTCTTTTCGCGCAGGTCAGGCTGCATACGGTCTCCGGCCAGTGTCTGCCATACTTCTGCTTCCCGGTACAGAATCTCCGCCTTGCGGTTATTGCGTTTATTCTTGGCATGAGTCGTATAGGTACCCCGGTGCAGCTCCAGATACAGATCGCCCTGCCAGACCGGCAGCTCCGGCTTAGCCTGCTCAATGCCGGCGAAGAAATCCGCCGCCGTACTATAGGTTGAAGCTGGCTGGCCTACCATCAGCTCCGAACGGTTGATATATTCGAGCATCTCCCGCGTAACTCCGCCGCCCCCGTCACCGTGTCCGTACAGCAGCATCTGCTCGCTGTGGACCGTTTTTTCCCGGTAGGACTGCCAGTGCTCATGGATATCCTTCGGCAGCGTATTCTCATTTACGCCGTGGTTCATGTAGGACAAGAGTGCAGTTCCGTCTATGCCTACCCAGTAGAACAAATCGTAAGGGAACAGATTCGTATCATTCCAGCCGAGCTTGGTTGTCATGAAATAGCGGACCTTGCCGTGCTTCAGGATCTGCGGCAGGGAGGCGCAATAACCGAAGGTATCCGGCAGCCATTCAATCTCGGAACGCAGTCCGAATTCCTCCTGATAGAACCGCTGCCCGTACAGCATTTGCCGCATCAGGGACTCACCGCTGGGAATATTCAGGTCAGGCTCGACCCACATGCCGCCGACCAGCTCCCAGCGTCCTTCACGGATCCGCGCCTTCACCTTCTCATACAGCTCAGGGTCGTTATCCTTCAGATAAGCGAACAGCTGCGGCTGGCTCTGGGCATAGCGGTACTCCGGATATTCCTCCATCAGCGCATGAACCGTCGAGAATGTACGGCTGGCCTTGCGCACAGTTTCCCGCGCCGGCCACAGCCAGGCGATATCGATATGCGACTGCCCGACCATATGAATGAAGCCTTCACTGTTGCCGCCGATTTCCCGGACCTTTCCGGTCAGCTCCTGCTCGATGCCTTCGATTCCGCCGCTGTCCCCTGCTGCTTCTGGCCCCATAAGGACAAAAGCATCCATCGCCTGATACAGCGCCTCCAGGATACGTGCCCGCCTGAAGTCCTGCTCCGGCAGCAGCAGCGCCGAATCACGGATCACGATCACGGTGTACATCAGCGACTGCACAGGCAGGTTAACCCTAACGAGTGCAGCGGTT
This window encodes:
- a CDS encoding glycoside hydrolase family 125 protein produces the protein MEQFRLPQIHMPELPLPSSIQAVLAEADEKLAHRPKLQRLFRNCFPNTLETTTKLLDDGTTFVITGDIPACWLRDSVEQVIHYVPFAAKDLDLQRIIGGLIKRHTEYVLTDPYANAFNETANDWHWNAGDVTEMSPWVWERKFEIDSLCFVIRLAHAYWEETKQTDFFTADFKKMLRTITDLFKREQHHAEQSPYRFTRNNGIMEDSIRNGGLGMPVNYTGMIWSGFRSSDDACDFHYNIPGNMFAVVALRQMQDFAEWVFRDLDFLAELKALEQEVDHGIKLYGIYRHPEFGPIYAYETDGYGNYCLMDDAGTPGLMSIPYLGYLKNDDPVYQNTRRFALSSENPFYYEGQSAKGIGSPHTPPGYIWHMALSMQGITADSKEEKLAVIDMLEATDADTGYMHEGFLADDPSVFTRKWFAWSNSLFSQLVWRALQEGIL
- a CDS encoding alpha-mannosidase is translated as MERIDRFIRELSQQQWLEYRVVEDWQVFSTAYRQPGHYDELQPYPGSEAFGLFPSVQGTTYMFRTTLDIPEEWPRADTGLIFRSGGEGLLRVGGASRQGLDRNHTFASLDPEADGRKPEIEIELYDPVPEPDDPLNKQAVIQPPVRSITAALVRVNLPVQSLMYTVIVIRDSALLLPEQDFRRARILEALYQAMDAFVLMGPEAAGDSGGIEGIEQELTGKVREIGGNSEGFIHMVGQSHIDIAWLWPARETVRKASRTFSTVHALMEEYPEYRYAQSQPQLFAYLKDNDPELYEKVKARIREGRWELVGGMWVEPDLNIPSGESLMRQMLYGQRFYQEEFGLRSEIEWLPDTFGYCASLPQILKHGKVRYFMTTKLGWNDTNLFPYDLFYWVGIDGTALLSYMNHGVNENTLPKDIHEHWQSYREKTVHSEQMLLYGHGDGGGGVTREMLEYINRSELMVGQPASTYSTAADFFAGIEQAKPELPVWQGDLYLELHRGTYTTHAKNKRNNRKAEILYREAEVWQTLAGDRMQPDLREKTGHALHKGWKLILLNQFHDIIPGSSIPEVYQTSDKEYRDIFNLGEDSLKSVMKAAVSGIDTRGEGKPFVILNSLGWTRDMVVELQAAGDGADNTAAAVYDRNGMRLAAEPVADGESAVLRIRVPEVPAFGYATVWLRDEEHPALRGDGRVDGNGEVGSDSRDEPAPVEASNEASVAASFGQEWETGYYRLRFNEQGEIISLYDKEAGREIVKPGERANRLHFFHDRPVLWDAWDLDSRYEEQPAGEAVLLEKKLLSSGPVCDVLYFRWSIGQTEIEQELILYHCDRRIDFKTKVQWNEAHKLLKVGFPVDVVTSKATYEIPFGALERSTHRNTSWEQAQYEVCGHRYADVSEHDYGVSLLNDCKYGYDTQGSTIRLSLLRAPRWPDHSADLGTHEFTYSLYPHTGDWRGAHTLRKAAELNHTSYAVACASSAGQLPPSGSFLPYDGKQVILDTVKLAEDGTGSILRLYESAGGRETVKLGWPLPHSAIYLSNALEEETELLPDEAGELTLTFLPFEIKTIKIIHSID
- a CDS encoding glycoside hydrolase family 130 protein; this encodes MSTIIGETLSNIPWQEKPVSSNAPVWRYSANPIIHRDAIPNSNSVFNSAVIPFGDGFAGVFRCDSKSVSMDIFAGFSEDGVNWKINHEPIVFQGDEDVIKREYRYDPRVCKIDDRYYISWCNGYHGPTIGLAYTFDFQTFHQIENAFLPYNRNGVLFPRKIGGHYAMLSRPSDTGHTPFGDIFYSESPDLTFWGKHRYVMGTVNGDASAWQSKKIGPGPIPIETDKGWLLIYHGVINTCNGFVYRMGCALLDLDQPWKVKARSRNYILGPETLYECVGDVPNVTFPCAALTDAATGRIAIYYGCADTVTGLAFTTVDELLNYMEEYPLETEV
- a CDS encoding alpha-mannosidase — encoded protein: MNKPQTAHIISHTHWDREWYLPYERHHLRLIRLVDSLLDTLEQNPGFRSFFFDGQTIIIEDYLQVRPENRERLERHIREGRIYIGPWYILQDAFLTSPEANVRNLQIGHQDAEVYGEVSKIGYFPDTFGLTGQIPQLMAQAGITNAFFGRGVKPTGFNNTVSSDGYESSFSELVWEGPDGSKVLGILFANWYSNGNEIPAGAEEAGSFWERKLADARQYAATDQLLFMNGCDHQPLQTDLPEAIRTAEQLYPEISFVHSNFAGYIQAVQDSLAGRSLSTVKGELRSQRTDGWGTLVNTASARVYLKQLNQRGQALLEKVAEPLAVIARLHGGEYPHHLFTYAWKTLLQNHPHDSICGCSVDEVHREMITRFDKSRHTAEGIVADSMQAITSAVDTSGFAAYGEAAIPLVVTNTSGWSRTGTVSVELDAARLYLREGFTLEETARRMKAVDLSGRVLVDEQGNEVPCTIQDLGLSFGYDLPDDRFRQPYSCRKVQLTFEAADVPALGLRAYAWVRPLAEAAAGRSGHELAGAAAAMGSAATNGAELSVAGAATATTNGAELPAVSGAAASLVHGGRRLENESLRVEIMTDGSFTLEHKPSGKVYRDLGVYENTGDIGNEYMYRQPAGEVPLTTRGLTADIRIIEDAPYRASVEITHEWEIPASADAVLEEEQRALVYYPERQAQRSADTVLLKLRTVLRLERSGKGLEVKSYIHNTAKDHRLRMLFPTDLEAAFHRVDSMFELAERPNEPAPEWLNPSNAQHQQSFVDVAGGQAGLTVANLGLHEYEILRDGRNTIAITLLRCVGEMGDWGWFPTPEAQCQGEHTAELLLIPHSGDAVASGAAAAAYQFQIPWTCAQAEVHAGTIPAVYSAVRWSGTAAAFSSLKMNRDSGDLLLRWFNMTGQPCELKLETELPAAGFYTSNVLEAKGAEVTAETGRPAHGGANAVELQLVGHEILTVGIRLG